The genomic DNA CGTTGGTTCACTTCCATGGTTCTGGTGGACTAATTATGCTGGAGTACATCATACAATTAATTAAAAAATATGCAGGAGGATTAATAAATTTGCAAAATAAGCTATTTATTTTTATAATTATATGTATACTAATTTTATCAATAATTGCTAATATTAACTTATGGATTAAAAATTCGCACTTAAGTGAGTATTCCTCAAATATAAGAAGTTTAACTAAAAATGATTATCCATCATATCTTGCGATTGGTTATGCCAAAATGCTTTCAGGTGATTTAAATGGGTTAGTGGAATTTCTTGATAAAGCCGATGAAAAGAATTGGAAAGATATTAATTACTTATTCATGATTTCTTTTGTTCTAAAAGATGCAGAATTAAGAGCAAGAAATATATTAGATTTAAATCCCTTATTAGAACCAAAAACTAGTGATTTAATAAATAAATCGCAGTTACCTATTTTAGTGGAAGATTTACGTAATACTTCAATTACTTTTGCTAATGTAGCAGGTACAGAATTGAAAGGGTTGGTTGTGGATAAAAAACAAATAGAAAAATTGGATGATTTTGCTGTTAAAGTTAAGAGAGCAAAATTTCCTGATCAAGCAAATTTTAGTTGGGAAGAATTTGTTTGGGCGATTGACAGATATTATAAAAAATAATTTGTCTGAAGGAAATACTTTTAAAATAAAATTTACCAATTTAATTATTCGTTAAACTTTTAGTCCTTGAAACCTTGTACCCTGCTTTTTCAAGCAGGCTTTTTTCTTTTTAGAGGAATTTTAGGAAATATGCCGAATAAGAAACAAAAATATCAAAAGGAGAAGATAAATGCTTGCCAAAGTACATACCGTTGCCTTAAACGGCATTAACGGTGAAATAGTGGAGGATGCGGGCTTCCGGGGATGAAAATTAATTTAACAATTTGTTTATCTGCAGGATAAATGAATCAAAATCTCCAAGATTGCTCTGTAAGATTCTGTAAACTTCGATGTCATCAACTTCATCATAGAAATGAACTATGCGATTTCGAAATTTAGACATTAGCTTATATATGTCGGCGTCTTTTTTTGTTAATATTCCACCTTTATATAAAATTTCAAAAGTATCGCTGTAAGTTCTTGGAACTCCAAGTTCCCTTCGAGATATAATATGGTTACCTATATCGATCATAGCCTCAATAGCAGTTTGAAGATTGTATTTTGCGGAATCAAAGTATTTGAAATCAGATAAAAATTCATTTATCGGGAGCTGAGCAAGGGTTTTTAATTTGGATAAGCTGTTTTCAATTACTCGGATTTTATCAAGAACCCTTTTTTTATCAATTTCAGGCATATTTATCTCTCAGTCCTTTCATATAATCATCATAAAATTTTTTTAATGTAATTCCATAATCTCCGTAGGTATTAAAAACTTTCTCCTTAAAGTCTGCAAGGGCTATTTCATCAGTACAATATAAAAGGTCTCCTGTATATAATACTTGATGACAAATATCTAATGGAGCTTTGTTTAAGTTGACAAGATCAATGTTATCCCGTCCGAAAATCTGGCTGATGTCAGATTCAATCTCGAGTTCTTCAAAAAGTGAAGGGCTATTTCTGAATAACATTGCTAAATCAATATCGCTGGTAATACGTTCAAGCTCGGTGCCATAAGATCCAAATATATATAATGCTAAAATGTTTTTATTTTGTTCGCAGTATTTTTTTAATTCTTCAATTTGCCCTTTAATATCATTCAAATTCCTTTTCATCTAAATCACCTGTAATTAAAGTGAAAGAATAAACCACCAGATTTCCTTTTTTATTATACCAGAATTTTAGTGGTATTAAATAAAAATTTTCAAAAATATTCCAAATAATTTCGGGTTTGATTTTCCCATCACCAGGATAACGAAAAACCTTGCCCCTGCGCTACAGACAACAATCAACTTATGCATTAACCTACTGTATTGTGATTGAAATAATTATACAAGCTATTGTGGTTTAAACAGCTCAAAAGCGTGGGCTCAATCAATTGCACGTCAAGTAAGCCCATCCGGTAAACCGGGTGGGTTTTTGTTTTAACGATAAAACTATTGGCAAACATTAAGGTTTTTTATGACCGATTGGGCAGGAAAAAAAGAAAACCTGCCGAAATAAAACACTGTTACCGATGGAACTCCGGGAAAAGGGGAACGGTTTAAATTATATTTTGGAAAGATTACAAATATTCAAAAGAAATACATTTTAAGAAAATTAAGCCAATAGTTAAGGGGGGAGGAAGCGGTAGATAGTTTGGTGGTTAGGTATCTCTTAAAGGCAGAAAAATAAAAAGTTTTAAGGAGGTATTTATTTATGTCTATGTTAGACAAAACCTGTAACGAATTTTTAGAAGCTTTAGCTTCTAAAGCTCCTGTACCCGGCGGTGGTGGAGCGGCTGCTCTCGGTGGAGCGATTGGTATGGCACTTTCCAACATGGTGGGGAACTTAACGGTGGGCAAAAAGAAGTACGCCGATGTGGAGGACGAAGTAAAGGAACTTATCGCCCGGGGAAGCCAAATTATTGAAGAGCTAAAGAGCCTGGTTGACAAAGATGCCGAAGTATTTGAGCCTCTATCCAAAGCCTATGGTCTTCCGGCAGAAACGGAAGAGCAGAAAAAAATCAAAGAAGAAACCTTAGAGAAGTGTTCCAAGGATGCCTGCTCGGTACCTATGGAAATTATGCGCAAAGCTTTTGAAGGGATTAAAATCCACCAGCGCATGGGGCAGATTGGCTCCAAACTGGCCATTTCTGATGTAGGCTGTGGGGTGGTATTCCT from Carboxydothermus pertinax includes the following:
- the hepT gene encoding type VII toxin-antitoxin system HepT family RNase toxin: MPEIDKKRVLDKIRVIENSLSKLKTLAQLPINEFLSDFKYFDSAKYNLQTAIEAMIDIGNHIISRRELGVPRTYSDTFEILYKGGILTKKDADIYKLMSKFRNRIVHFYDEVDDIEVYRILQSNLGDFDSFILQINKLLN
- the mntA gene encoding type VII toxin-antitoxin system MntA family adenylyltransferase antitoxin → MKRNLNDIKGQIEELKKYCEQNKNILALYIFGSYGTELERITSDIDLAMLFRNSPSLFEELEIESDISQIFGRDNIDLVNLNKAPLDICHQVLYTGDLLYCTDEIALADFKEKVFNTYGDYGITLKKFYDDYMKGLRDKYA
- a CDS encoding cyclodeaminase/cyclohydrolase family protein, which gives rise to MSMLDKTCNEFLEALASKAPVPGGGGAAALGGAIGMALSNMVGNLTVGKKKYADVEDEVKELIARGSQIIEELKSLVDKDAEVFEPLSKAYGLPAETEEQKKIKEETLEKCSKDACSVPMEIMRKAFEGIKIHQRMGQIGSKLAISDVGCGVVFLKSALISGMLNVIINLNTIKDQEFVNKTKAEMEQLLNEGSKIADETLELVINKIKK